A genome region from Bacteroides stercoris ATCC 43183 includes the following:
- the mobC gene encoding conjugal transfer protein MobC — MSQQEDDLRALAKIMDFLRAVSIILVVMNVYWFCYEAIRLWGVNIGVVDKILLNFDRTAGLFHSILYTKLFSVLLLALSCLGTKGVKGEKITWGRIWTAFAVGFVLFFLNWWLLPLPLPLEAVTGLYVLTIGTGYVCLLMGGLWMSRLLKHNLMEDVFNNENESFMQETRLIESEYSVNLPTRFYYRKRWNNGWINVVNPFRASIVLGTPGSGKSYAVVNNFIKQQIEKGFSQYIYDFKYPDLSTIAYNHLLNHPDGYKVKPKFYVINFDDPRRSHRCNPIHPDFMEDITDAYESAYTIMLNLNKTWVQKQGDFFVESPIILFASIIWYLKIYQNGKFCTFPHAIEFLNRRYEDIFPILTSYPELENYLSPFMDAWLGGAAEQLMGQIASAKIPLSRMISPQLYWVMSDSEFTLDINNPEEPKILCVGNNPDRQNIYGAALGLYNSRIVKLINKKGMLKSSVIIDELPTIYFKGLDNLIATARSNKVAVCLGFQDFSQLVRDYGDKEAKVVMNTVGNIFSGQVVGETAKTLSERFGKVLQKRQSISINRQDVSTSINTQMDALIPPSKISGLTQGMFVGSVSDNFNERIEQKIFHCEIVVDAEKVKREESAYKKIPVITNFTDEDGNDRMKETVQANYRRIKEEVKQIVQEELERIKNDPVLCKLLPDNETV; from the coding sequence ATGTCACAACAAGAAGACGATTTGAGGGCATTGGCGAAAATCATGGATTTTCTGCGTGCCGTGAGTATCATTTTAGTGGTCATGAACGTGTACTGGTTCTGCTACGAAGCCATCCGGCTGTGGGGCGTGAACATCGGCGTGGTGGACAAAATCCTTCTGAACTTCGACCGCACGGCGGGGCTGTTCCATTCCATTCTCTACACGAAGCTGTTTTCCGTCCTTTTGCTTGCCTTGTCCTGTCTGGGTACGAAGGGTGTCAAGGGTGAGAAAATCACTTGGGGGAGAATCTGGACAGCATTTGCCGTCGGGTTCGTGCTGTTTTTCCTGAACTGGTGGTTGCTGCCCCTGCCGCTGCCGCTTGAAGCGGTGACGGGACTGTATGTCCTTACCATTGGAACGGGCTATGTCTGCCTGTTGATGGGTGGTCTGTGGATGAGCCGCCTGTTGAAACACAATTTGATGGAGGATGTTTTCAACAACGAGAACGAGAGTTTCATGCAGGAAACGAGGCTTATCGAAAGCGAGTATTCGGTCAATCTGCCGACACGTTTCTATTACAGGAAACGCTGGAACAACGGTTGGATCAATGTAGTTAATCCCTTCCGTGCGTCCATCGTGTTGGGTACGCCGGGCAGCGGCAAGTCCTATGCCGTGGTAAACAATTTTATCAAGCAACAGATTGAAAAGGGCTTTAGTCAATACATCTACGATTTCAAGTATCCCGACCTATCTACTATTGCCTACAACCATTTGCTGAACCACCCGGACGGCTACAAGGTAAAGCCGAAGTTCTATGTGATCAACTTCGACGACCCGCGACGCTCTCATCGGTGCAATCCCATTCACCCGGATTTTATGGAAGATATTACGGATGCCTATGAGAGTGCCTACACAATAATGCTCAACCTCAATAAAACGTGGGTGCAAAAGCAGGGCGACTTCTTCGTGGAGTCACCTATCATTCTGTTTGCCAGTATTATCTGGTATCTCAAAATCTATCAGAACGGGAAGTTTTGCACGTTTCCCCATGCTATCGAGTTTCTGAACCGCCGTTACGAGGATATATTTCCGATACTGACCTCTTATCCGGAGCTGGAGAACTACCTTTCGCCGTTCATGGATGCGTGGCTTGGAGGGGCTGCGGAGCAGCTCATGGGTCAGATAGCGTCGGCAAAAATCCCGCTTTCGAGGATGATTTCACCGCAGCTCTACTGGGTGATGTCAGACAGCGAGTTTACGCTGGACATCAACAATCCCGAAGAGCCGAAAATCCTCTGCGTGGGTAACAATCCCGACCGTCAGAATATCTACGGTGCGGCACTCGGTCTGTATAATTCCCGTATCGTGAAGCTCATCAACAAGAAGGGGATGCTGAAGTCATCGGTCATCATCGACGAGTTGCCCACAATATACTTCAAAGGGTTGGACAATCTTATAGCTACCGCCCGAAGCAACAAGGTTGCCGTGTGTCTGGGCTTTCAGGATTTCAGCCAGTTAGTGCGTGACTACGGGGACAAAGAGGCGAAAGTGGTGATGAACACTGTCGGCAATATTTTCTCCGGTCAGGTGGTGGGGGAAACAGCCAAGACGCTCTCCGAGCGGTTCGGTAAGGTGTTGCAGAAACGGCAGTCCATCTCCATCAACCGGCAGGATGTTTCCACCTCCATCAACACGCAGATGGACGCGCTCATTCCACCGAGTAAGATTTCCGGGCTTACGCAGGGAATGTTTGTCGGTTCTGTATCCGACAACTTCAACGAGCGTATCGAGCAGAAGATTTTTCATTGCGAGATTGTGGTGGATGCCGAAAAGGTGAAACGGGAAGAAAGTGCCTACAAGAAAATTCCCGTCATTACAAACTTCACGGACGAGGACGGCAACGACCGCATGAAGGAAACGGTGCAGGCGAACTACCGGCGCATCAAGGAAGAGGTGAAGCAGATTGTGCAGGAGGAACTGGAGCGTATCAAAAACGATCCGGTGCTGTGTAAACTGCTACCAGATAATGAGACTGTCTAA
- the mobB gene encoding conjugal transfer protein MobB: MVAKISVGSSLYGAIAYNGEKINEAQGRLLTTNRIYNDGSGTVDIGKAMEGFLTFLPPQMKIEKPVVHISLNPHPEDVLTDIELQNIAREYLEKLGFGNQPYLVFKHEDIDRHHLHIVTVNVDENGKRLNRDFLYRRSDRIRRELEQKYGLHPAERKNQRLDNPLRKVAASAGDVKKQVGNTVKALNGQYRFQTMGEYRALLSLYNMTVEEARGNVRGREYHGLVYSVTDDKGNKVGNPFKSSLFGKSAGYEAVQKKFVRSKSEIKDRKLADMTKRTVLSVLQGTYDKDKFVSQLKEKGIDTVLRYTEEGRIYGATFIDHRTGCVLNGSRMGKELSANALQEHFTLPYAGQPPIPLSIPVDAADKAHGQTAYDSEDISGGMGLLTPEGPAVDAEEEAFIRAMKRKKKKKRKGLGM; the protein is encoded by the coding sequence ATGGTCGCAAAAATCAGTGTAGGAAGTTCGTTGTACGGCGCGATTGCCTACAACGGGGAGAAGATTAACGAGGCGCAGGGGCGGCTTCTCACCACCAACCGCATCTACAATGACGGTTCGGGAACGGTGGACATAGGCAAGGCGATGGAGGGTTTTCTCACCTTCCTGCCACCGCAGATGAAGATCGAGAAGCCGGTGGTGCATATCTCTCTCAACCCGCACCCGGAGGATGTGCTGACCGATATTGAGTTGCAGAATATCGCCCGCGAGTATCTGGAAAAACTCGGTTTCGGAAACCAGCCTTATCTTGTATTCAAGCACGAGGACATCGACCGCCACCACCTGCACATCGTGACGGTCAACGTGGACGAGAACGGGAAAAGGCTCAACCGGGATTTTCTCTACCGCCGCAGCGACCGTATCCGCAGGGAACTGGAACAGAAGTACGGATTGCATCCGGCAGAACGTAAAAATCAGAGATTGGATAATCCGTTGCGCAAGGTGGCCGCATCGGCAGGTGATGTGAAGAAGCAGGTAGGCAACACCGTGAAGGCTCTGAATGGGCAGTACCGTTTCCAGACGATGGGCGAATACCGTGCGCTCCTTTCCTTATATAATATGACGGTGGAGGAAGCGAGGGGCAACGTGCGCGGACGGGAGTATCACGGGCTGGTCTATTCCGTCACGGACGACAAGGGTAACAAGGTGGGCAACCCGTTCAAATCCTCGCTTTTCGGGAAGTCCGCAGGCTATGAAGCCGTACAGAAGAAGTTTGTCCGTTCCAAATCGGAAATCAAGGATAGGAAACTGGCAGACATGACGAAACGCACCGTCCTTTCCGTGCTGCAAGGCACTTATGACAAGGACAAATTTGTATCCCAACTCAAAGAGAAGGGCATCGACACCGTACTGCGCTACACAGAGGAAGGGCGCATCTATGGGGCTACCTTCATCGACCACCGCACGGGATGCGTGCTGAACGGTTCGCGCATGGGTAAGGAGCTTTCGGCGAATGCCTTGCAGGAACACTTCACCCTGCCATACGCCGGACAACCGCCGATACCGCTATCCATCCCTGTGGATGCTGCGGACAAGGCACACGGGCAGACCGCCTACGACAGTGAAGATATATCGGGCGGTATGGGCTTGCTCACTCCCGAAGGTCCGGCGGTAGATGCCGAGGAAGAGGCTTTCATCCGGGCGATGAAGCGCAAAAAGAAGAAAAAACGCAAGGGCTTGGGTATGTAA
- the mobA gene encoding conjugal transfer protein MobA codes for MKEKRKSKSGRNPKLDPAVYRYTVRFNEEEHNRFLAMFGKSGVYARSVFLKAHFFGQPFKVLKVDKTLVDYYTKLSDFHAQFRAVGTNYNQVVKELRLHFSEKKAMALLYKLEQHTVELVKLSRRIVELSREMEAKWSQKSV; via the coding sequence ATGAAAGAGAAAAGGAAAAGCAAATCAGGGAGAAATCCCAAACTTGATCCGGCGGTGTACCGGTACACCGTCCGTTTCAACGAGGAGGAACACAACCGTTTCCTCGCCATGTTCGGAAAATCGGGTGTCTATGCACGGTCTGTTTTCCTCAAAGCGCACTTCTTCGGGCAACCGTTCAAGGTGCTGAAGGTGGACAAGACGTTGGTGGACTATTACACCAAACTGTCGGATTTTCATGCACAATTCCGTGCCGTGGGTACGAATTACAACCAAGTCGTGAAGGAACTGAGGCTGCATTTTTCAGAGAAAAAGGCGATGGCGTTGCTCTACAAATTAGAGCAACACACCGTCGAACTCGTGAAACTGAGCCGCCGGATTGTGGAACTTTCAAGGGAAATGGAGGCAAAATGGTCGCAAAAATCAGTGTAG
- a CDS encoding DUF4141 domain-containing protein — protein MRTRITMIICLCLLFAGRASAQWVVSDPGNLAQGIINASKNIIHTSKTATNMVSNFQETVKIYQQGKKYYDALKSVNNLVKDARKVQQTILMVGDITDIYVNSFQRMLRDGNFRPEELSAIAFGYTKLLEESNEVLTELRNVVNITTLSMTDKERMDVVERCHSKMKRYRNLVSYYTNKNISVSYLRAKKKNDLDRIMGLYGNMNERYW, from the coding sequence ATGAGAACAAGAATAACAATGATTATCTGCCTGTGCCTGCTTTTCGCGGGCAGGGCAAGCGCACAGTGGGTCGTAAGCGATCCGGGCAATCTAGCGCAGGGCATCATCAATGCCTCCAAAAACATCATCCATACCTCCAAGACCGCCACGAACATGGTGAGCAACTTTCAGGAGACGGTGAAAATCTATCAGCAGGGCAAGAAGTATTACGATGCCCTCAAATCGGTGAACAATCTGGTCAAGGACGCCCGCAAGGTGCAGCAGACCATCCTGATGGTGGGCGACATCACAGACATCTATGTGAACAGTTTCCAACGGATGCTCCGTGACGGGAATTTCAGACCCGAAGAGCTTTCCGCAATCGCTTTCGGCTACACGAAACTGCTGGAGGAAAGCAACGAAGTGTTGACGGAACTCAGGAACGTGGTGAACATCACCACGCTCTCCATGACCGACAAGGAGCGCATGGACGTGGTGGAACGCTGCCACTCGAAGATGAAGCGTTACCGCAACCTCGTGAGCTACTACACGAACAAGAACATCTCCGTGAGTTACCTGCGTGCGAAAAAGAAGAACGACCTCGACCGCATCATGGGGCTGTACGGGAACATGAACGAAAGATACTGGTAG
- a CDS encoding DUF3876 domain-containing protein has product MNLPKVKMLQVSKCLIGLAVMMLQSCDVADNRRDMLCGNWESVEGKPDVLIYKEGEAYKVTVFRRSGLRRKLKPETYLLQEENGNLFMNTGFRIDVSYNEATDVLTFSPNGDYVRVKPQPGHPTEE; this is encoded by the coding sequence ATGAATTTACCAAAAGTGAAAATGCTGCAAGTCAGCAAGTGCCTTATCGGATTGGCGGTCATGATGCTGCAATCCTGCGACGTGGCCGACAACCGCCGCGACATGCTGTGCGGGAACTGGGAGAGCGTGGAGGGAAAACCTGACGTGCTTATCTACAAGGAGGGCGAAGCCTACAAAGTGACGGTGTTCCGTCGTAGCGGTCTGCGCCGCAAGCTCAAGCCGGAAACCTATCTCTTGCAGGAGGAGAACGGCAACCTGTTCATGAACACCGGCTTCCGCATCGACGTGTCCTACAACGAGGCCACGGATGTGCTGACTTTCTCGCCAAACGGGGACTATGTGCGGGTGAAGCCGCAGCCGGGACATCCGACCGAAGAATAA
- a CDS encoding ParA family protein: protein MINGTFKYPEIRFFGYLPKRIPEPSETRFSDNSVTYGFNDFMTQCRQSPFVRRTASPQNRIRDDPPACVVTEADGATAKSVWKQKNKSSTIKINGTMSKEIFVAFATQKGGIGKSTVTALAASYLHNVKGYNVAVVDCDDPQHSIHGLREHEMGLIDSSTYFKALACDHFRRIKKNAYTIVKSNAVNALDDAERMIATEDVKPDVVFFDMPGTLRSNGVIKTLSQMDYIFTPLSADRFVVESTLKFVTMFRDRLMTTGQAKTKGLHLFWTMVDGRERNDLYGIYEEVIAEMGFPVLSTRLPDSKKFRRDLSEERKSVFRSTIFPMDTALLKGSGIREFSEEISDIIRPQ from the coding sequence ATGATAAACGGAACATTCAAATACCCGGAAATCCGCTTCTTCGGATACTTGCCGAAACGGATACCCGAACCGTCGGAAACCCGGTTCTCCGACAATTCGGTGACGTATGGATTCAATGACTTCATGACGCAATGTCGTCAATCACCATTTGTCCGACGCACCGCTTCACCACAGAACCGGATACGCGACGACCCGCCTGCGTGTGTAGTCACGGAAGCGGATGGTGCGACAGCCAAATCCGTATGGAAACAGAAAAACAAATCATCAACAATTAAAATAAATGGAACTATGAGTAAGGAAATCTTCGTTGCATTCGCAACACAGAAAGGTGGCATCGGCAAATCCACTGTCACGGCACTTGCCGCCAGCTACCTGCACAACGTGAAAGGCTACAATGTCGCCGTCGTGGACTGCGACGACCCGCAGCACAGCATCCACGGGCTGCGCGAACACGAAATGGGGCTTATCGACAGCAGCACCTACTTCAAGGCTCTCGCTTGCGACCATTTCCGCCGGATCAAAAAGAACGCCTACACCATCGTCAAAAGCAATGCGGTGAACGCCCTCGACGATGCCGAGAGGATGATTGCCACTGAGGACGTGAAACCCGACGTGGTGTTCTTCGACATGCCCGGCACACTCCGAAGCAACGGCGTGATAAAGACGCTCTCGCAGATGGACTACATTTTCACTCCGCTGAGTGCCGACCGCTTTGTCGTGGAGAGTACCCTGAAATTCGTCACGATGTTCCGCGACAGGCTGATGACTACCGGACAGGCGAAAACAAAGGGGCTGCATCTGTTCTGGACGATGGTGGACGGCAGGGAGAGGAACGACTTGTACGGCATCTACGAGGAAGTGATAGCCGAAATGGGCTTTCCGGTACTTTCCACCCGCTTGCCCGACAGCAAGAAGTTCCGCCGTGACCTTTCGGAAGAGCGCAAGAGCGTTTTCCGCTCCACCATCTTCCCGATGGACACGGCACTGCTGAAAGGGAGTGGCATCCGGGAGTTTTCCGAAGAGATAAGCGACATCATCAGACCGCAGTGA
- a CDS encoding DUF4133 domain-containing protein, with amino-acid sequence MAEYPINKGIGRPVEFKGLKAQYLFIFCGGLLALFVLFVILYMVGIDQWICIGFGAASSSLLVWQTFALNARYGEHGLMKLGAARSHPRYLINRRRITRLFKRQRKEERQ; translated from the coding sequence ATGGCTGAATACCCAATCAACAAGGGTATCGGCCGTCCGGTAGAGTTCAAGGGCTTGAAGGCACAGTACCTCTTCATCTTCTGCGGAGGTCTGCTGGCTCTCTTCGTCCTGTTCGTCATCCTCTACATGGTCGGTATCGACCAGTGGATATGTATCGGCTTCGGCGCGGCATCGTCCTCCCTCCTTGTATGGCAGACCTTCGCGCTGAACGCCCGGTACGGTGAACACGGGCTGATGAAATTAGGAGCGGCACGGAGCCATCCCCGATACCTTATCAACCGGCGGCGGATAACCCGTCTGTTCAAACGACAACGAAAGGAAGAAAGACAATGA
- a CDS encoding DUF3408 domain-containing protein has translation MEKEMTPNEKRPQQDCGGMFTQVQASVEILSPVPVSGKCSEKDYERLFIRDPEVKAREGKMAYVRPEYHERIMRITRVIGHDRLTLSAYIDHVLTHHFNQCEDAIKSLYARNYNSVF, from the coding sequence ATGGAAAAAGAAATGACACCGAATGAAAAAAGACCACAGCAAGACTGCGGAGGTATGTTTACCCAAGTGCAGGCGAGTGTGGAAATACTGTCGCCTGTCCCGGTAAGCGGCAAATGCAGTGAGAAGGACTATGAACGCCTGTTCATCCGCGACCCGGAAGTAAAGGCACGTGAGGGGAAGATGGCGTATGTGCGCCCGGAGTACCACGAGCGTATCATGCGTATCACCCGTGTAATCGGGCATGACCGGCTTACGCTGTCCGCTTACATCGACCATGTGCTGACGCACCACTTCAACCAGTGCGAAGATGCGATAAAGAGCCTTTATGCCCGAAATTACAATTCAGTATTCTAA
- a CDS encoding DUF4134 domain-containing protein: MNKNILKNRKAILSAALVIAATASAFAQGNGIAGINEATSMVSSYFDPGTKLIYAIGAVVGLIGGVKVYGKFSSGDPDTSKTAASWFGACIFLIVAATILRSFFL; encoded by the coding sequence ATGAACAAGAACATCTTGAAAAACAGAAAAGCAATCCTCTCCGCGGCACTTGTCATCGCCGCAACCGCCTCCGCTTTCGCGCAGGGAAACGGCATCGCGGGCATCAACGAAGCCACCTCTATGGTGAGTTCTTATTTCGACCCCGGAACTAAACTGATATACGCCATCGGTGCAGTCGTCGGGCTTATCGGGGGCGTAAAAGTGTACGGCAAGTTTTCATCGGGCGACCCCGACACCAGCAAGACAGCCGCCTCGTGGTTCGGCGCGTGCATCTTCCTGATTGTTGCCGCCACCATCCTGCGCTCATTCTTCCTTTAA
- a CDS encoding TraG family conjugative transposon ATPase: MRNTSKMTTLENRFPLLAVEHGCIISKDADITVAFEVELPELYTVTGAEYEAIHSCWCKAIKVLPDYSVVHKQDWFIKERYKPELQKDDMSFLSRSFERHFNERPYLKHTCYLYLTKTTKERNRMQSNFSTLCRGHIIPKELDRETTTKFLEACEQFERIMNDSGLVRLRRLSTDEIVGTEGKTGLIERYFSLMPEGDTTLQDIELSAREMRIGDNRLCLHTLSDAEDLPGKVATDTRYEKLSTDRSDCRLSFASPVGLLLSCNHIYNQYVLIDNSEETLQKFEKSARNMQSLSRYSRSNSINREWIDQYLNEAHSYGLTSVRAHFNVMAWSDDAEELKHIKNDVGSQLASMECVPRHNTIDCPTLYWAAIPGNAADFPAEESFHTFIEQAVCLFTEETNYRSSLSPFGIKMVDRLTGKPLHLDISDLPMKRGITTNRNKFVLGPSGSGKSFFMNHLVRQYYEQGAHVVLVDTGNSYQGLCGMIRRKTGGADGVYFTYTEDKPISFNPFYTDDYIFDVEKKDSIKTLLLTLWKSEDDKVTKTESGELGSAVSAYIERIQSDRSIVPSFNTFYEYMRDDYRKELAQRDIKVEKSDFNIDNMLTTMRQYYRGGRYDFLLNSTENIDLLGKRFIVFEIDSIKENRELFPVVTIIIMEAFINKMRRLKGVRKQLIVEEAWKALSSANMAEYLRYMYKTVRKYYGEAIVVTQEVDDIISSPVVKESIINNSDCKILLDQRKYMNKFDQIQALLGLTEKEKSQILSINMANNPSRLYKEVWIGLGGTQSAVYATEVSAEEYLAYTTEETEKVEVYRLAEKLGDDIEAAIRQLAERRRNKE, translated from the coding sequence ATGAGGAATACATCGAAAATGACAACACTGGAAAACAGGTTCCCACTTTTAGCGGTGGAGCATGGCTGCATCATCTCAAAGGACGCCGACATCACGGTGGCTTTCGAGGTGGAACTACCGGAACTTTACACCGTGACGGGTGCGGAGTACGAGGCGATACACAGTTGCTGGTGCAAGGCTATCAAGGTGCTGCCGGACTACTCCGTCGTCCACAAACAGGACTGGTTCATCAAGGAACGCTACAAACCGGAGCTTCAGAAGGACGACATGAGCTTTTTAAGCCGCTCTTTCGAGCGTCACTTCAACGAGCGTCCGTACCTGAAACACACCTGCTACCTCTACCTGACCAAGACAACAAAGGAGCGTAACCGGATGCAGAGCAATTTCAGCACGCTGTGCCGGGGACATATCATCCCGAAGGAGCTGGACAGGGAAACCACGACCAAGTTCTTGGAAGCCTGCGAACAGTTCGAGCGCATCATGAACGACAGCGGGCTTGTCAGGCTGCGCCGCCTCTCCACCGATGAGATTGTGGGTACTGAGGGAAAGACGGGACTTATTGAACGCTACTTCTCGCTCATGCCGGAAGGTGACACCACCTTGCAGGACATCGAGCTTTCGGCAAGGGAGATGCGCATCGGCGACAACCGCCTGTGTCTGCACACCCTCTCCGACGCGGAAGACCTGCCGGGCAAGGTGGCTACCGACACCCGTTACGAGAAGCTCTCCACCGACCGGAGTGACTGCCGACTGTCATTCGCCTCCCCGGTGGGGCTTCTGCTCTCCTGCAACCATATCTACAACCAGTATGTGCTGATAGACAACAGTGAGGAAACCTTGCAGAAGTTCGAGAAGTCCGCCCGTAACATGCAGTCGCTATCTCGCTATTCAAGGAGCAACAGCATCAACCGCGAGTGGATAGACCAATACCTGAACGAAGCCCATTCCTACGGACTGACCTCGGTACGGGCACACTTCAACGTCATGGCGTGGAGCGACGATGCGGAGGAACTGAAGCATATCAAGAACGACGTGGGCAGCCAGTTGGCAAGCATGGAATGCGTGCCGCGCCACAACACCATCGACTGCCCGACACTCTACTGGGCGGCGATACCCGGCAATGCGGCGGACTTCCCGGCGGAAGAGAGTTTCCACACCTTCATCGAACAGGCGGTGTGCCTGTTCACAGAGGAAACCAACTACCGCAGCTCGCTCTCGCCCTTCGGCATCAAGATGGTGGACAGGCTCACGGGAAAACCGCTGCACCTTGACATCTCCGACCTGCCCATGAAGCGAGGTATCACGACCAACCGCAACAAGTTCGTGCTGGGTCCTTCGGGCAGCGGCAAGTCTTTCTTCATGAACCACCTCGTGCGCCAATATTATGAGCAAGGCGCACATGTGGTATTGGTGGACACGGGAAACTCCTATCAGGGCTTGTGCGGCATGATCCGACGCAAGACAGGCGGAGCGGACGGTGTGTATTTCACCTACACGGAAGATAAGCCCATCAGCTTCAACCCGTTCTACACCGACGATTACATCTTCGACGTGGAGAAGAAGGACAGCATCAAGACCCTGTTGCTGACGCTCTGGAAGTCGGAGGACGACAAGGTGACAAAGACGGAGAGCGGCGAGCTGGGCAGTGCCGTGAGTGCCTATATTGAGCGCATCCAATCCGACCGTAGCATCGTGCCGTCGTTCAACACCTTCTACGAGTATATGCGTGACGACTACCGCAAGGAACTGGCACAGCGTGACATCAAGGTGGAGAAGTCCGACTTCAACATCGACAACATGCTCACCACCATGCGGCAGTATTACCGGGGCGGGCGTTACGATTTCCTGCTCAACTCCACGGAGAACATCGACCTGCTCGGCAAGCGGTTCATCGTCTTCGAGATAGATTCGATTAAAGAAAACCGCGAACTGTTCCCCGTCGTGACCATCATCATCATGGAAGCCTTCATCAACAAGATGCGGCGGCTGAAAGGCGTGCGGAAACAGCTTATCGTGGAAGAGGCTTGGAAGGCCCTCTCATCGGCGAACATGGCTGAATATCTGCGCTATATGTATAAGACGGTCAGAAAATATTACGGCGAGGCAATCGTGGTGACGCAGGAGGTGGACGACATTATCAGTTCTCCGGTGGTCAAAGAGAGCATTATCAACAACTCGGATTGTAAAATCCTGCTTGACCAAAGGAAATATATGAACAAGTTCGACCAGATACAGGCGTTGCTCGGACTGACGGAAAAGGAGAAGTCGCAGATACTCTCCATCAACATGGCGAACAACCCTTCACGGCTCTACAAGGAGGTGTGGATAGGCTTGGGCGGCACGCAGTCGGCGGTCTATGCCACGGAGGTCAGCGCGGAAGAGTATCTGGCGTACACCACCGAGGAAACGGAAAAAGTGGAGGTTTACCGTCTGGCGGAGAAGCTGGGCGACGACATCGAAGCCGCCATCCGGCAGCTTGCCGAAAGGCGGAGAAACAAGGAATAA
- a CDS encoding DUF3408 domain-containing protein codes for MGSRKVNTEGIDEELLLASIGRRTQDGTLRPAQEVPAAAPTEEDTAAPEPSPVQPVTREKAQRESGRRKRQDEDYNELFLRRNEIKTRQCVYISRDVHGKILRIVNDIAGGEISVGGYVDTVLRQHLEQHKERINELYKKQREDLI; via the coding sequence ATGGGCAGCAGGAAAGTGAACACGGAAGGCATCGACGAGGAACTGCTGTTAGCCTCCATCGGGCGGCGCACACAGGACGGGACACTGCGCCCCGCACAGGAAGTACCCGCAGCTGCACCGACCGAAGAGGACACCGCCGCACCGGAACCATCTCCTGTGCAACCCGTAACACGGGAAAAAGCGCAGAGGGAAAGTGGACGCCGGAAAAGGCAGGACGAGGACTACAACGAGCTATTCCTGCGCCGCAACGAGATAAAGACCCGCCAATGTGTCTATATCAGCCGTGACGTCCACGGCAAGATCCTCAGAATCGTGAACGACATCGCCGGAGGGGAAATCTCAGTAGGCGGATATGTGGATACCGTGCTGCGCCAGCATCTGGAACAGCACAAGGAGAGAATCAACGAACTGTACAAGAAACAACGTGAAGATCTGATTTGA